The following are from one region of the Salvia hispanica cultivar TCC Black 2014 chromosome 1, UniMelb_Shisp_WGS_1.0, whole genome shotgun sequence genome:
- the LOC125210936 gene encoding receptor-like protein CLAVATA2: MIERGKIKVPICFVSFLLLIIPCGFCASLNPNILGVDPRDKAAILELKSHFHGFNDGFSISNRSGRLTTLNLSSHNLTGEIHPSLCNLTLLQTLILSHNSLRGPIPSCFNLLTNLKLLDLSYNSFYGSAPQAVATLNQLVILDLSHNEYSGEIPAWIGNFSSKLERLNLGFNNFSGEMPTTLYSAMSLLYLDLSHNNLTGVVGDFQQALVQLNLASNSFSGTLPCFLPAAKSLSLLNLARNSILGGIPACISTCRELTQLNLSFNQLEYGISPRLVFSEQLVALDLSFNKLSGDLPSTIVGAPDKSSLLLFDVSNNLLTGEIPSSITELKNLKALFLSHNLLSGEIPERIGNLTYLQVIDLSHNALSGNIPLNIVGCFQLLALKLNNNNISGEIPPELDALDSLRILALSNNRISGEIPLTLAGCKSLEVVDLSSNELSGSLNDAVSKWSKLRFLSLSHNKLNGSLPSWLFTFEAIKTINLMGNKFSGYIPDGSFNTSSNFNHRDNGGSEYRDVEMQVSVVISARNEVMFDYELTSRSGIDISDNALKGAIPAGMFGLQGLQYLNLSHNFLEGEIPAGMGKMFSLEVLDLSHNSFSGATGGFLGRLQATQASVSRNHHAMGRDGLQCY, translated from the exons ATGATTGAGAGAGGCAAAATCAAAGTCCCAATTTGTTTCGTATCTTTCTTGCTACTGATAATACCTTGTGGATTTTGCGCTTCTCTAAACCCTAACATTCTTGGCGTCGACCCACGAGACAAAGCTGCAATCTTGGAGCTCAAATCCCATTTTCACGGCTTCAACGATGGCTTCTCCATCTCCAACCGCTCCGGCAGGCTCACCACGCTCAACCTCTCCTCCCATAATTTGACCGGTGAAATACACCCCTCTCTCTGCAACCTCACTCTTCTTCAAACCCTCATTCTCTCACACAATTCTCTGCGTGGCCCCATTCCCTCCTGCTTCAATCTCTTGACGAACCTCAAGCTTTTGGATCTTAGCTACAATTCTTTCTATGGCTCCGCCCCTCAAGCTGTTGCCACGCTCAACCAGCTGGTGATTCTTGATCTCAGCCACAATGAGTATTCTGGCGAGATTCCTGCGTGGATTGGGAATTTCTCTTCCAAACTCGAGAGACTTAATTTGGGATTTAACAATTTCAGTGGGGAAATGCCTACTACCTTGTATTCTGCAATGTCATTGCTCTATCTGGATTTGTCACACAATAATTTGACCGGAGTTGTGGGTGATTTCCAGCAGGCTTTGGTGCAGCTCAACCTCGCCTCGAATTCGTTTTCGGGCACTCTGCCCTGCTTCTTGCCAGCTGCTAAGTCCCTCTCATTGCTCAACTTAGCAAGAAACTCCATTTTAGGAGGGATCCCAGCTTGCATTTCTACTTGTCGTGAGCTGACACAGCTCAATCTCTCATTCAACCAACTAGAATATGGGATTTCTCCAAGATTGGTTTTTTCTGAGCAGTTAGTTGCTTTGGACTTGAGCTTCAACAAGCTGTCTGGAGATCTTCCATCTACTATTGTGGGGGCGCCTGACAAGTCGAGTCTCTTGCTCTTTGATGTGTCCAATAATCTGTTGACAGGGGAGATTCCATCATCTATCACAGAGCTGAAGAACTTGAAGGCCTTGTTTCTCTCCCATAATCTTCTCAGTGGTGAGATTCCGGAGAGAATTGGGAATTTGACCTACCTCCAAGTGATTGATCTGTCTCACAATGCGTTGTCTGGAAATATTCCTTTGAACATTGTTGGTTGCTTTCAGTTACTGGCACTGAAGCTGAACAACAACAATATCTCTGGTGAGATTCCTCCAGAGCTTGATGCATTGGATAGTTTGAGGATACTGGCACTGAGCAACAACAGAATCTCCGGGGAGATCCCTCTCACCTTGGCAGGGTGCAAGTCATTGGAAGTTGTCGATTTGAGCTCAAACGAGCTTTCTGGCTCTCTGAATGATGCTGTATCCAAATGGTCCAAGCTTAGGTTTTTATCCCTCTCACATAACAAGCTGAATGGATCCCTACCGAGTTGGTTGTTCACATTTGAAGCAATCAAGACGATCAATCTTATGGGCAACAAGTTCTCTGGCTACATACCAGATGGTAGTTTCAACACtagttcaaattttaatcaCAGGGATAATGGTGGATCAGAGTATAGAGATGTTGAAATGCAGGTCTCTGTAGTAATTTCTGCTAGAAATGAAGTGATGTTCGACTACGAGCTAACAAGCAGAAGTGGGATTGACATCTCAGATAATGCACTCAAAGGGGCAATCCCAGCAGGGATGTTTGGATTGCAAGGTTTGCAGTATCTAAACCTGTCACATAACTTCCTCGAGGGTGAAATTCCAGCAGGGATGGGGAAGATGTTTAGTTTGGAGGTGCTAGACTTGTCTCATAACTCCTTTTCAGG GGCTACTGGAGGTTTCCTGGGGCGTTTGCAGGCAACCCAGGCCTCTGTCTCGAGGAATCATCATGCGATGGGAAGAGACGGCCTTCAATGCTACTGA
- the LOC125210975 gene encoding uncharacterized protein LOC125210975, whose protein sequence is MAQRTGGPGMIGFDGVRRRRAVESPAAAPSMLTRGVSSVFNFVRFAEFEILFVLFFLTAFIIFKDLTSRPEYNDIMVKKPGGRDWWPY, encoded by the exons ATGGCACAGAGAACGGGTGGTCCGGGGATGATAGGTTTCGACGGAGTGCGGCGGAGAAGAGCGGTGGAATCTCCGGCGGCGGCGCCATCGATGTTGACTCGCGGTGTCAGCTCGGTTTTCAACTTTGTCCGGTTCGCAGAATTCGAGATCCTCTTcgttctcttcttcctcacgGCTTTCATCATTTTCAAAGATCTG ACCTCAAGACCTGAATACAATGATATCATGGTGAAGAAGCCCGGTGGCCGTGATTGGTGGCCCTACTAG
- the LOC125210945 gene encoding CBS domain-containing protein CBSX6 codes for MASVFLYHVVGDLTVGKPELSEFSETETVGAAIGAIGDSAEGGIPVWRKRSVKSPFENAQSRQQRFIGILNALDIVAFLARDDCLADQEKAINTPVSEIVTPANSALKVVDPGTRLIDALEMMKQGARRLLVPKSLVWRGMSKRFSILYNGKWLKNADSFGGSSSTNALATRPSSSSTSSIQDKFCCLSREDVLRFLIGCLGALAPLPLSSIASLEAINPNYCWIEASSPAIDATKKLPNDPCAAAVVEPTPEGQHKILGEISLAKLWKCDYLSAAWALAKLSAGQFVMGVEDHMNSRSLPDIDTHSDEIAGEETNGAAANSNRLRRKFSSRSIGFFSNSSSDPNLSIGRSMYRGRTAPLTCKATSSLAAVMAQMLSHRATHVWVTEIENDDILVGLVGYTDILAAVTRQPAAAAPATLDSNL; via the exons ATGGCGTCGGTATTTCTGTACCACGTTGTGGGCGATCTGACGGTGGGGAAGCCGGAGCTGTCGGAGTTCTCGGAGACGGAGACGGTGGGGGCGGCGATAGGGGCGATTGGGGATTCGGCGGAGGGAGGGATTCCGGTGTGGCGAAAGAGATCGGTGAAGAGTCCGTTTGAGAACGCGCAGAGCAGGCAGCAGAGATTCATTGGCATTCTCAACGCATTGGATATCGTCGCATTCTTGGCGAGAGATGATTGCTTGGCTGATCAGGAGAAGGCCATCAACACCCCTGTTTCTGAGATCGTCACTCCTGCTAATTCTGCTCTTAAAGTTGTTGATCCAGGCACAAG ATTAATAGATGCTCTTGAGATGATGAAACAAGGAGCGAGGCGACTCCTCGTGCCTAAGAGCTTAGTATGGAGAGGAATGAGCAAGCGCTTTTCCATTCTCTACAACGGCAAATGGCTCAAAAATGCAGACTCGTTCGGAGGCAGTAGCAGCACAAACGCATTAGCTACCCGTCCTTCATCCTCTTCCACCTCGTCCATCCAAGACAAGTTCTGCTGCCTCTCAAGAGAAGATGTCCTTCGATTCCTCATTGGTTGCCTCGGTGCCTTGGCTCCTTTACCCCTCTCTTCGATTGCTTCTCTCGAAGCCATCAACCCAAACTACTGTTGGATTGAGGCGTCCTCTCCGGCCATTGATGCCACCAAGAAGCTCCCCAATGATCCTTGCGCTGCAGCAGTTGTCGAACCAACACCAGAGGGGCAACACAAGATCTTGGGTGAGATCTCTCTGGCCAAGCTCTGGAAGTGTGACTACTTGTCTGCTGCGTGGGCTCTCGCCAAATTATCAGCCGGCCAGTTCGTGATGGGTGTCGAAGATCACATGAATTCAAGATCACTACCTGATATTGATACCCACAGTGATGAAATAGCTGGAGAGGAAACCAATGGAGCAGCAGCTAATTCCAATAGGTTGAGAAGGAAGTTCAGCAGCAGAAGCATCGGTTTCTTCAGCAACTCCTCGTCTGATCCGAACCTCAGCATCGGGAGGAGCATGTACCGCGGTAGGACTGCACCCTTGACCTGCAAGGCTACGAGCTCACTGGCTGCTGTCATGGCGCAGATGCTCTCACACCGGGCCACCCACGTCTGGGTTACAGAGATCGAAAACGATGACATTCTTGTTGGTTTGGTGGGATACACTGATATCTTAGCTGCAGTCACAAGGCAACCTGCAGCTGCTGCACCAGCTACTTTGGATTCCAACTTATAA
- the LOC125210967 gene encoding uncharacterized protein LOC125210967 gives MRAISSGVFWSVLILLFTSSLHQQLRLFMVSAEDMMPLVELGKEEVMVMVNDSRRKLGSFQICSLCTCCGGASRSYCLPSPCCYAINCNIPNRPFGFCSFTPKTCNCFGCHI, from the exons ATGCGTGCAATAAGTAGTGGGGTTTTCTGGTCTGTGTTGATTCTTTTATTCACCTCTAGTCTCCATCAACAACTTAGATTGTTCATG GTGTCGGCGGAAGATATGATGCCGCTGGTGGAGCTGGGGAAGGAGGaggtgatggtgatggtgaaTGATAGCAGAAGGAAATTGGGGAGCTTTCAGATTTGTTCACTATGCACTTGCTGTGGAGGTGCAAGCAGAAGCTACTGTTTGCCATCTCCATGCTGCTATGCAATCAATTGCAACATTCCAAACAGGCCATTTGGATTCTGTTCTTTCACTCCCAAGACTTGTAATTGCTTTGGATGCCATATCTAA
- the LOC125223690 gene encoding protein TRIGALACTOSYLDIACYLGLYCEROL 3, chloroplastic-like isoform X2, with protein MPRCLQILWGKAHTKRHGEAVGIIGPSGTGKSTILKIMAGLLAPDKGEVLIRSRRRHGLISDEEISGLRIGLVFQSAALFDSLTVRENVGFLLYENSTMPEDKIAELVTETLAAVGLKGVEDRLPSELSGGMKKRVALARSIIFDPTKHVIEPEVLLYDEPTAGLDPIASTVVEDLIRSVHMKGKDALGKPGKIASYVVVTHQHSTIKRAVDRLLFLYEGAVVWQGMTHEFSSSTNPIVRQFASGSLDGPIRY; from the exons ATGCCGAGATGTCTACAAATCCTTTGGGGAAAAGCACATACTAAAAG GCATGGAGAGGCTGTCGGGATTATTGGCCCATCTGGGACAGGGAAGTCAACCATCTTGAAGATTATGGCTGGGCTTCTTGCTCCAGACAAG GGAGAGGTATTGATTCGCAGCAGAAGACGACACGGGTTGATCAGTGATGAGGAAATTTCAGGCCTAAGAATTGGCTTG GTTTTTCAGAGTGCAGCACTGTTTGATTCTCTCACTGTTCGTGAAAATGTCGGGTTTTTGTT ATATGAAAATTCAACTATGCCAGAGGATAAAATTGCCGAACTCGTCACTGAGACTCTAGCTGCTGTTGGACTAAAG GGAGTTGAAGATCGATTACCTTCAGAATTGTCCGGTGGGATGAAAAAGAGAGTTGCGCTTGCTCGTTCCATCATTTTTGATCCAACAAAGCATGTGATTGAGCCTGAG GTGCTTCTATATGATGAGCCAACAGCTGGTCTGGATCCTATTGCATCAACTGTTGTTGAAGATCTCATTCGCTCGGTTCATATGAAAGGTAAGGATGCACTTGGGAAGCCTGGGAAGATTGCGTCCTATGTGGTAGTCACTCATCAACATAGCACAATCAAAAGAGCTGTTGATAG GCTGTTGTTTTTGTATGAAGGAGCAGTTGTTTGGCAAGGAATGACTCATGAATTCTCCTCCTCAACGAATCCAATTGTTCGACAG TTCGCATCGGGGAGCTTGGATGGGCCAATTAGGTATTAG
- the LOC125223690 gene encoding protein TRIGALACTOSYLDIACYLGLYCEROL 3, chloroplastic-like isoform X1, with protein sequence MMSAAAFMSHRPLTAFKTYQHSNVLSCFPPVSSVSSSSSSVDAEYAPRNRRMVSCACVAPPQNHQPANFKGAHKMYNSSINEEDEDASDVLIECRDVYKSFGEKHILKGVSFKIRHGEAVGIIGPSGTGKSTILKIMAGLLAPDKGEVLIRSRRRHGLISDEEISGLRIGLVFQSAALFDSLTVRENVGFLLYENSTMPEDKIAELVTETLAAVGLKGVEDRLPSELSGGMKKRVALARSIIFDPTKHVIEPEVLLYDEPTAGLDPIASTVVEDLIRSVHMKGKDALGKPGKIASYVVVTHQHSTIKRAVDRLLFLYEGAVVWQGMTHEFSSSTNPIVRQFASGSLDGPIRY encoded by the exons ATGATGTCGGCGGCGGCTTTCATGTCTCACAGGCCTCTCACTGCATTCAAAACTTATCAGCACTCCAATGTATTGTCTTGTTTTCCGCCGGTTTCGTCCGTTTCTTCGTCGTCTTCTTCTGTTGATGCCGAATATGCTCCAAGAAATCGACGAATGGTTTCTTGTGCATGCGTCGCTCCGCCTCAAAATCACCAGCCTGCAAACTTTAAG GGTGCTCACAAGATGTATAATTCGAGCATCAACGAGGAGGATGAGGATGCATCCGATGTACTCATTGAATGCCGAGATGTCTACAAATCCTTTGGGGAAAAGCACATACTAAAAGGTGTGAGCTTTAAG ATTAGGCATGGAGAGGCTGTCGGGATTATTGGCCCATCTGGGACAGGGAAGTCAACCATCTTGAAGATTATGGCTGGGCTTCTTGCTCCAGACAAG GGAGAGGTATTGATTCGCAGCAGAAGACGACACGGGTTGATCAGTGATGAGGAAATTTCAGGCCTAAGAATTGGCTTG GTTTTTCAGAGTGCAGCACTGTTTGATTCTCTCACTGTTCGTGAAAATGTCGGGTTTTTGTT ATATGAAAATTCAACTATGCCAGAGGATAAAATTGCCGAACTCGTCACTGAGACTCTAGCTGCTGTTGGACTAAAG GGAGTTGAAGATCGATTACCTTCAGAATTGTCCGGTGGGATGAAAAAGAGAGTTGCGCTTGCTCGTTCCATCATTTTTGATCCAACAAAGCATGTGATTGAGCCTGAG GTGCTTCTATATGATGAGCCAACAGCTGGTCTGGATCCTATTGCATCAACTGTTGTTGAAGATCTCATTCGCTCGGTTCATATGAAAGGTAAGGATGCACTTGGGAAGCCTGGGAAGATTGCGTCCTATGTGGTAGTCACTCATCAACATAGCACAATCAAAAGAGCTGTTGATAG GCTGTTGTTTTTGTATGAAGGAGCAGTTGTTTGGCAAGGAATGACTCATGAATTCTCCTCCTCAACGAATCCAATTGTTCGACAG TTCGCATCGGGGAGCTTGGATGGGCCAATTAGGTATTAG